One segment of Pseudomonas sp. FP2196 DNA contains the following:
- the ispA gene encoding (2E,6E)-farnesyl diphosphate synthase, with product MIAAYSATSQARVNAALESLFNAPLPELARLYEAMRYSVMNGGKRVRPLLAYAACEALGGKAEQANGAACAVELIHAYSLVHDDLPAMDDDDLRRGQPTTHKKFDEACAILAGDGLQSLAFSALLDPHLSNLDADIRLQMVTALAQAAGPAGMVGGQAIDLGSVGLKLDQKALEQMHRHKTGALIEVSVKLGALASGRAEKDELKALQTYAQAIGLAFQVQDDILDVESDTATLGKRQGADIARDKPTYPALLGLDAAKAYALELRDQALHALRPFDAAAEPLRELARYIVDRRN from the coding sequence ATGATTGCAGCGTATTCGGCGACCAGCCAGGCCCGGGTCAACGCGGCACTGGAAAGCCTGTTCAACGCCCCGCTGCCGGAGCTGGCGCGTCTCTACGAGGCCATGCGCTACAGCGTGATGAACGGCGGTAAACGCGTGCGTCCGCTGCTGGCCTACGCCGCGTGCGAAGCGCTCGGTGGCAAGGCCGAACAAGCTAACGGCGCAGCGTGCGCGGTTGAACTGATCCACGCTTATTCGTTGGTTCACGACGATTTGCCGGCGATGGACGACGATGATCTGCGTCGTGGCCAGCCGACCACCCACAAAAAATTCGATGAAGCCTGCGCGATCCTCGCTGGTGACGGCTTGCAGAGCCTGGCGTTCAGCGCCTTGCTTGATCCGCACCTGAGCAATCTCGACGCCGACATCCGTCTGCAAATGGTCACGGCTCTGGCTCAAGCCGCAGGCCCGGCGGGCATGGTCGGTGGTCAGGCCATCGATCTCGGTTCGGTCGGCCTCAAACTCGATCAGAAAGCCCTCGAACAGATGCACCGGCACAAGACCGGTGCGTTGATCGAAGTCAGCGTCAAACTCGGCGCCCTGGCCAGCGGCCGTGCCGAAAAGGATGAACTGAAAGCCCTGCAAACTTATGCACAGGCCATTGGCCTGGCCTTTCAGGTGCAGGACGACATTCTCGACGTCGAAAGCGATACCGCAACCCTCGGCAAACGCCAGGGTGCCGACATCGCCCGCGACAAGCCAACCTACCCGGCCCTGCTGGGTCTGGACGCCGCCAAGGCCTACGCCCTGGAACTGCGCGATCAAGCGCTGCACGCCCTGCGACCGTTTGACGCGGCCGCCGAGCCTTTGCGCGAGCTGGCCCGGTATATCGTCGATCGGCGCAACTGA
- a CDS encoding exodeoxyribonuclease VII small subunit, whose amino-acid sequence MARKKAALDFEQSLADLQTLVERLENGELSLEDSLTAFEQGIGLTRDCQAALAQAEQKVQVLLERDGELAEEPFDAEQPE is encoded by the coding sequence ATGGCCCGCAAAAAAGCTGCACTGGATTTCGAACAGTCCCTCGCCGACCTGCAAACATTGGTCGAGCGTCTGGAGAACGGTGAATTGTCGCTGGAAGACTCGCTGACCGCTTTCGAGCAGGGCATCGGGCTGACCCGTGATTGCCAGGCAGCGCTGGCCCAGGCCGAGCAGAAGGTGCAAGTGCTGCTGGAGCGCGATGGCGAACTCGCCGAGGAACCCTTCGACGCGGAACAGCCAGAATGA
- the dxs gene encoding 1-deoxy-D-xylulose-5-phosphate synthase — translation MPTTFHEIPRKRPTTPLLDRANTPDGLRRLGEAELETLADELRLELLYTVGQTGGHFGAGLGVIELTIALHYVFDTPDDRLVWDVGHQAYPHKILTGRRERMESLRQKDGIAAFPRRTESDYDTFGVGHSSTSISAALGMAIAARLQNSDRKAIAVIGDGALTAGMAFEALNHAPEVNANMLVILNDNDMSISRNVGGLSNYLAKILSSRTYASMREGSKKVLSRLPGAWEIARRTEEYAKGMLVPGTLFEELGWNYIGPIDGHDLPTLIATLRNMRDLKGPQFLHIVTKKGKGFAPAEVDPIGYHAITKLEPVDAPAAAPKKAGGPKYSAVFGEWLCDMAASDPRLVGITPAMKEGSDLVEFSERFPLRYFDVAIAEQHAVTFAAGMACEGAKPVVAIYSTFLQRGYDQLVHDVAVQNLDVLFAIDRAGLVGEDGPTHAGSFDLSYLRCIPGMVIMTPSDENELRKMLTTGHLYNGPAAVRYPRGTGPNATIEKDLEPIEIGKGIVRRQGSKVALLVFGVQLAEALKVADKLDATVVDMRFVKPLDEELVREIAASHELLVTIEENAIMGGAGGAVSEFLARENILKSMLHLGLPDIYVEHAKPAQMLAECGLDEAGIEASIRERLELLNR, via the coding sequence ATGCCCACGACGTTTCATGAGATTCCCCGCAAGCGCCCGACCACGCCCCTGCTCGACCGCGCGAACACGCCGGACGGCCTGCGCCGGTTAGGCGAAGCCGAGCTGGAAACCCTGGCTGATGAGTTGCGCCTGGAATTGCTCTACACGGTCGGCCAGACCGGTGGGCATTTCGGTGCCGGCCTGGGCGTCATCGAGCTGACCATCGCGCTGCATTACGTCTTCGACACCCCGGACGACCGGCTGGTGTGGGACGTCGGTCATCAGGCGTATCCGCACAAAATCCTCACCGGACGCCGCGAGCGCATGGAATCCCTGCGCCAGAAGGACGGCATCGCCGCCTTCCCGCGTCGTACCGAGAGCGATTACGACACCTTTGGCGTCGGCCACTCCAGCACGTCGATCAGCGCAGCGCTGGGCATGGCGATTGCCGCCCGCCTGCAGAACAGTGATCGCAAGGCGATTGCCGTGATCGGCGATGGCGCGTTAACCGCAGGCATGGCCTTCGAGGCGCTGAACCACGCGCCGGAAGTCAACGCCAACATGTTGGTGATCCTCAACGACAACGACATGTCGATCTCGCGCAACGTCGGCGGTCTGTCGAATTATCTGGCGAAGATCCTTTCCAGCCGCACCTACGCGAGCATGCGTGAAGGCAGCAAGAAAGTCCTGTCGCGCCTGCCCGGCGCCTGGGAAATCGCCCGTCGCACCGAAGAATACGCAAAAGGCATGTTGGTTCCCGGCACCTTGTTCGAAGAGCTGGGCTGGAACTACATCGGCCCGATCGATGGCCACGACCTGCCGACCCTGATCGCCACACTGCGCAACATGCGCGATCTGAAGGGCCCGCAGTTCCTGCACATCGTCACCAAAAAAGGCAAAGGCTTCGCCCCAGCCGAAGTCGACCCGATCGGTTACCACGCGATCACCAAACTGGAACCTGTCGACGCTCCGGCCGCTGCACCGAAAAAAGCGGGCGGACCGAAGTATTCGGCGGTGTTCGGCGAATGGCTGTGCGACATGGCTGCATCTGATCCGCGTCTGGTCGGCATCACACCGGCAATGAAAGAAGGCTCGGACCTGGTGGAGTTCAGCGAACGTTTCCCGCTGCGCTACTTCGATGTGGCGATTGCCGAGCAACACGCGGTGACGTTCGCTGCCGGCATGGCCTGCGAAGGCGCGAAACCGGTGGTGGCGATCTACTCGACGTTCCTCCAGCGCGGTTACGACCAGCTCGTTCATGACGTAGCGGTACAGAACCTCGACGTGCTGTTCGCCATCGACCGCGCAGGTCTGGTGGGCGAAGACGGCCCGACCCACGCCGGCAGCTTCGATCTGTCGTACCTGCGCTGCATCCCGGGCATGGTCATCATGACCCCGAGCGATGAAAACGAACTGCGCAAAATGCTCACCACCGGTCATCTTTACAACGGCCCGGCGGCGGTGCGTTACCCGCGTGGCACTGGCCCGAACGCAACCATCGAGAAAGACCTCGAACCGATCGAAATCGGCAAGGGCATCGTCCGTCGTCAGGGCAGCAAAGTCGCCCTGCTGGTGTTCGGTGTGCAACTGGCCGAAGCGCTGAAAGTCGCCGATAAGCTGGATGCTACCGTGGTCGACATGCGCTTCGTCAAACCGCTCGATGAAGAGCTGGTACGCGAGATTGCCGCCAGCCACGAGTTGCTGGTCACCATCGAAGAGAACGCGATCATGGGCGGCGCCGGTGGCGCGGTCAGCGAATTTCTCGCACGCGAGAACATCCTCAAGTCGATGCTGCATCTCGGCTTGCCGGATATCTACGTCGAGCACGCCAAGCCTGCACAAATGCTGGCCGAGTGCGGACTGGATGAAGCCGGGATCGAGGCGTCGATTCGCGAGCGTCTGGAATTGCTCAACCGCTAA